The following proteins come from a genomic window of Nocardiopsis sp. YSL2:
- a CDS encoding D-2-hydroxyacid dehydrogenase, translating to MNSSAPSTTSAPAVPSAPDRPRLLVLHGGDLPPGHERIDADPRLGEVVYTTADGLDAALPGTHALLVWDLFSEALAASWPKADSLTWVHAATTGVDNLMFPGLVESGTVVTNSRGVFDEPIAEYVLGQVIAFAKDFHRTWHLQQERRWQHRETERVSGKRALVIGTGPIGRHIARKLSAVGMDVRGGGRVARSGDADFGTVAEASLAERGADGGTTLAAELPEADYVVIAAPLTDATEGLVDHRFLDLMKPTARLINVARGPIVVESDLATALERRDIDGAALDVFEREPLKAVSPLWGLPGSLVSPHMSGDVVGWRDELVDLFLDNLARYLDGRELFYVVDKTRGYVPG from the coding sequence GTGAACAGTTCCGCCCCGTCCACCACGTCCGCACCGGCCGTCCCGAGCGCCCCGGACCGGCCCAGGCTCCTGGTCCTGCACGGCGGCGACCTACCCCCGGGGCACGAACGGATCGACGCCGATCCGCGCCTCGGCGAGGTCGTCTACACCACGGCGGACGGCCTCGACGCCGCTCTGCCGGGTACGCACGCCCTGCTCGTCTGGGACCTGTTCTCCGAGGCGCTCGCCGCCTCCTGGCCCAAGGCCGACAGCCTGACCTGGGTCCACGCCGCCACCACCGGTGTGGACAACCTCATGTTCCCGGGCCTGGTGGAGAGCGGAACCGTCGTCACCAATTCGCGGGGGGTCTTCGACGAGCCCATCGCGGAGTACGTCCTCGGCCAGGTGATCGCCTTCGCCAAGGACTTCCACCGGACCTGGCACCTGCAGCAGGAACGCCGGTGGCAGCACCGTGAGACCGAACGCGTCTCCGGCAAGCGGGCCCTGGTGATCGGCACCGGCCCCATCGGGCGCCACATCGCCCGCAAGCTCTCCGCCGTGGGCATGGACGTGCGCGGCGGGGGGCGCGTCGCCCGCTCGGGCGACGCCGACTTCGGCACCGTGGCCGAGGCCTCCCTGGCGGAGCGTGGCGCCGACGGCGGGACCACCCTGGCCGCCGAACTCCCCGAGGCCGACTACGTCGTCATCGCCGCACCCCTGACCGACGCCACCGAGGGCCTGGTCGACCACCGCTTCCTGGACCTGATGAAGCCCACCGCGCGACTGATCAACGTCGCGCGCGGCCCCATCGTGGTCGAGTCCGACCTCGCCACAGCCCTGGAACGCCGTGACATCGACGGCGCGGCCCTGGACGTGTTCGAGCGCGAGCCGCTCAAGGCGGTCTCCCCCCTGTGGGGACTGCCCGGGTCGCTGGTCTCCCCCCACATGTCCGGCGACGTCGTCGGCTGGCGCGACGAGCTGGTCGACCTCTTCCTGGACAACCTCGCCCGCTACCTGGACGGGCGCGAACTGTTCTACGTCGTCGACAAGACCCGCGGCTACGTCCCCGGGTGA
- a CDS encoding amidase — translation MTQEAEVTIDRADTDRAQTSGSAAAGVPRARDEAPTTPADLSAEQLLAAYAAGELSPVEAVDAVLERVEQDNPALNAFCLVRPEEAREAARASAERWRRGEPAGMLDGVPTAIKDIHLTRGWPTLRGSVTTDQDGPWHEDSPVVARLREAGAVFFGKTTTPELAWKGVTDGPLTGVTRNPWDLSTTPGGSSGGSSAAVAAGMGPLATGTDGGGSIRIPASFTGICGLKPTWGLVPHYPASPFGSLAHTGPMTRTVGDTALMLEVITGPDPRDWAALPTPGPGLADVRYRTDAAELVRGMRVAFSPTLNGLDVHPEVARAVAEAVAVFEELGARVEEVDPGLPESRDEFHVLWFSGAAKATEKLTERDRDLLDPGLREIIDEGLTYSAQDYLTAMALRMEMGARMGRFHTEYDLLLTPTMPITAFEAGLESPPELAGERWTSWAGFSYPFNMTQQPAASVPCGFDGAGLPVGLQIVGPRHADARVLAACRAFEIARPWADRRP, via the coding sequence ATGACACAGGAGGCTGAAGTGACGATCGATCGGGCCGACACCGACCGGGCGCAGACGTCCGGGTCGGCGGCAGCCGGCGTTCCGCGGGCGCGCGACGAGGCGCCCACCACACCGGCCGACCTGTCCGCGGAGCAACTGCTCGCGGCCTACGCCGCCGGAGAACTATCGCCGGTGGAGGCCGTCGACGCCGTCCTGGAGCGGGTCGAGCAGGACAACCCCGCGCTCAACGCCTTCTGCCTGGTACGGCCCGAGGAAGCCCGCGAGGCCGCCCGCGCCTCCGCTGAGCGGTGGCGGCGCGGCGAGCCCGCGGGCATGCTCGACGGGGTGCCCACCGCGATCAAGGACATCCACCTGACCAGGGGCTGGCCCACGCTGCGCGGCTCGGTCACCACGGACCAGGACGGGCCGTGGCACGAGGACTCGCCGGTGGTGGCCCGCCTGCGGGAGGCGGGCGCGGTGTTCTTCGGCAAGACCACCACCCCGGAGCTGGCCTGGAAGGGTGTCACGGACGGCCCGCTCACCGGCGTCACGCGCAACCCCTGGGACCTGTCCACCACGCCGGGCGGGTCCAGCGGCGGCTCGTCGGCGGCGGTCGCCGCCGGAATGGGGCCGCTGGCGACGGGAACCGACGGGGGCGGATCGATCAGGATCCCGGCGAGCTTCACGGGGATCTGCGGGCTCAAGCCCACCTGGGGGCTGGTGCCGCACTACCCGGCGAGCCCGTTCGGCTCACTCGCGCACACCGGGCCGATGACCCGCACGGTGGGCGACACGGCCCTGATGCTGGAGGTCATCACCGGGCCCGACCCCAGGGACTGGGCGGCGCTGCCCACGCCGGGGCCGGGGCTGGCCGACGTGCGCTACCGCACGGACGCCGCGGAGCTGGTGCGCGGGATGCGGGTGGCCTTCAGCCCCACGCTCAACGGGCTCGACGTCCACCCGGAGGTGGCGCGGGCCGTCGCCGAGGCGGTCGCCGTGTTCGAGGAGCTCGGTGCCCGGGTGGAGGAGGTCGACCCCGGCCTGCCGGAATCACGGGACGAGTTCCACGTGCTCTGGTTCTCCGGCGCGGCCAAGGCCACGGAGAAGCTCACCGAGCGGGACCGGGACCTGCTCGACCCGGGACTGCGGGAGATCATCGACGAGGGCCTGACCTACTCCGCGCAGGACTACCTGACGGCGATGGCGCTGCGGATGGAGATGGGCGCGCGGATGGGTCGCTTCCACACCGAGTACGACCTGCTGCTCACGCCGACGATGCCGATCACGGCGTTCGAGGCCGGGCTGGAGTCGCCGCCCGAGCTGGCGGGGGAGCGGTGGACCTCCTGGGCCGGGTTCAGCTACCCCTTCAACATGACCCAGCAGCCGGCGGCGAGTGTCCCGTGCGGATTCGACGGAGCCGGGCTGCCGGTGGGCCTGCAGATCGTCGGCCCCAGGCACGCGGACGCCCGGGTACTGGCGGCCTGCCGGGCGTTCGAGATCGCGCGCCCGTGGGCGGATCGCCGCCCGTGA
- a CDS encoding response regulator transcription factor: MSGGGTGEARERIRVFLVDDHEVVRRGVAAMLETEDDMTVVGEAGTAEQALSRIPVVLPDVAILDVRLPGGSGVQVCREIRSDHPEIACLMLTSFADEDALYDAVMAGAAGYVLKQIHGADLVGAVRTVAAGGSLLDSGSTGAMLERLRGAQAEPDPLAELTSQERQILDLIGEGMTNRQIGERLYLAEKTVKNYVSALLAKLDLKRRTQAAVLIAELRGRRY; the protein is encoded by the coding sequence ATGAGCGGCGGTGGAACCGGCGAGGCGCGCGAGCGCATCAGGGTCTTCCTCGTGGACGACCACGAGGTGGTGCGCCGGGGAGTTGCGGCCATGCTGGAGACCGAGGACGACATGACCGTCGTCGGGGAGGCCGGGACGGCCGAACAGGCGCTGTCCCGCATTCCCGTGGTCCTGCCCGACGTCGCGATCCTGGACGTGCGCCTGCCCGGTGGATCCGGGGTGCAGGTGTGCCGGGAGATCCGCTCGGACCACCCCGAGATCGCCTGCCTGATGCTCACGTCGTTCGCCGACGAGGACGCCCTGTACGACGCCGTCATGGCGGGTGCCGCCGGGTACGTGCTCAAGCAGATCCACGGCGCCGACCTGGTCGGGGCGGTGCGCACGGTCGCGGCGGGCGGGTCGCTGCTGGACTCGGGCAGCACGGGAGCGATGCTGGAGCGCCTGCGCGGCGCCCAGGCCGAACCCGACCCGCTGGCGGAGCTGACCAGCCAGGAGCGACAGATCCTCGACCTCATCGGCGAGGGCATGACCAACCGGCAGATCGGCGAGCGCCTCTACCTGGCGGAGAAGACCGTGAAGAACTACGTGTCGGCGCTGCTCGCCAAGCTCGACCTCAAACGCCGTACGCAGGCGGCCGTGCTCATCGCCGAGCTCAGAGGCCGCCGCTACTGA
- a CDS encoding VOC family protein produces the protein MTVGNLDQWVVNAADPQALARFWAFVLGGEAVTRPDGWAFVEGDPALGRPRLSFQPDPAPKDGRNRIHADVRVADIVSATEAVVARGAEPVGGVVTDDQGSFQVLRDPEGNEFCVVAPSAR, from the coding sequence ATGACCGTGGGAAACCTTGACCAGTGGGTCGTGAACGCAGCCGACCCCCAGGCCCTCGCCCGCTTCTGGGCCTTCGTCCTCGGCGGTGAGGCGGTGACCCGGCCGGACGGCTGGGCGTTCGTGGAGGGAGATCCGGCCCTCGGACGCCCCCGGTTGTCCTTCCAGCCCGATCCCGCGCCGAAGGACGGCCGGAACCGGATCCACGCCGACGTGCGCGTGGCCGACATCGTCTCGGCCACCGAGGCCGTCGTCGCGCGCGGCGCCGAACCCGTCGGCGGAGTCGTGACCGACGACCAGGGCTCCTTCCAGGTGCTGCGCGACCCCGAGGGCAACGAGTTCTGCGTCGTGGCGCCCTCCGCGCGCTGA
- a CDS encoding GAF domain-containing protein: MTEIPQSHRPSPAGLDDLLGETHTRLDPGLSAQGRVHSLLQAVLTIGGDLDLATVLRRLTEAAAQLTGARYAGLGVIDDDGSFAEFIPVGMTRHQAERINRFPHGLGVLGVPLQARTALRLADLREHPDFRGFPEGHPQMTSFLGVPIQVRDEVFGNLYLTEKANAEEFDGEDEAMVTALATAAGVAIENARLYEEARLRERWLASSTEITTRLLSGADTEEVLAYMAGQAREIGGADTAVILLPDSRARGHLFAEFADGPIAQEVLGTSVSLHDTACGRVFESGEPESITDLRQANCPMLTQRGYGPGLLVPLGTPGNTRGVLLLGKLSDRAPFAGTIRRMLHGFSVQAGVALELAEARRDTERIVVLEERDRIAKDLHDVVIQRLFASAMTLMSTVRLITSPDAEERVQRTIDELDGTIREIRSTIFALQHPPSRRDTSLRGRILELAENTAHSLGCHPGVSLDGPIDASVPDDIGEQLLAVLGEGLSNVARHADATEVHVSVAVEETATTGRATTLTLTITDNGVGLPEGGRRSGLRNLDERAQALGGGFTARRGEVAGTVLVWRVPVPDDAVPPPDSF; the protein is encoded by the coding sequence ATGACAGAGATCCCCCAGAGCCACCGACCCTCACCGGCCGGCCTGGACGACCTGCTCGGCGAGACGCACACGCGCCTCGACCCGGGCCTGTCGGCCCAGGGCCGGGTGCACTCGCTCCTCCAGGCGGTGCTGACCATCGGCGGTGACCTGGACCTGGCCACCGTGCTGCGCCGCCTGACCGAGGCCGCCGCGCAGCTGACCGGTGCCCGCTACGCAGGCCTGGGAGTGATCGACGACGACGGCAGCTTCGCGGAGTTCATTCCCGTCGGCATGACCCGGCACCAGGCCGAGCGGATCAACCGCTTCCCCCACGGGCTGGGTGTCCTGGGGGTCCCCCTGCAGGCCCGCACGGCGCTGCGCCTGGCAGATCTGCGCGAACACCCGGACTTTCGGGGATTCCCCGAGGGCCATCCCCAGATGACGAGTTTTCTCGGTGTTCCCATCCAGGTCCGCGACGAGGTGTTCGGCAACCTCTATCTCACGGAGAAGGCCAACGCCGAAGAGTTCGACGGTGAGGACGAGGCGATGGTCACGGCGCTGGCCACCGCGGCGGGCGTGGCGATCGAGAACGCGCGCCTGTACGAGGAGGCCCGGCTGCGCGAGCGCTGGCTGGCCTCCTCCACCGAGATCACCACCCGGTTGCTGTCGGGCGCCGACACCGAGGAGGTGCTCGCCTACATGGCGGGGCAGGCCCGCGAGATCGGCGGTGCCGACACGGCCGTGATCCTCCTGCCCGACTCCCGCGCCCGGGGCCACCTGTTCGCGGAGTTCGCCGACGGGCCGATCGCCCAGGAGGTGCTGGGGACCTCGGTGTCGCTCCACGACACGGCCTGCGGGCGGGTGTTCGAGTCGGGCGAGCCGGAGAGCATCACCGACCTGCGCCAGGCCAACTGCCCGATGCTGACCCAGCGCGGCTACGGCCCCGGCCTCCTGGTGCCCCTGGGCACGCCGGGCAACACCCGGGGCGTGCTGCTGCTCGGGAAGCTGTCGGACCGGGCGCCGTTCGCGGGCACCATACGCCGCATGCTGCACGGCTTCTCCGTCCAGGCCGGTGTGGCCCTCGAACTGGCGGAGGCCCGGCGGGACACCGAGCGGATCGTGGTCCTGGAGGAGCGCGACCGTATCGCCAAGGACCTGCACGACGTCGTCATCCAGCGACTGTTCGCCTCGGCGATGACGCTGATGAGCACGGTGCGGCTGATCACCTCGCCCGACGCTGAGGAACGGGTGCAGCGCACCATCGACGAGCTCGACGGCACGATCCGGGAGATCCGGTCGACGATCTTCGCACTCCAGCACCCGCCGAGCCGGCGGGACACGTCGTTGCGCGGACGCATCCTGGAGCTGGCCGAGAACACCGCGCACAGCCTGGGCTGCCACCCCGGAGTGAGCCTGGACGGACCGATCGACGCGTCGGTGCCGGACGACATCGGGGAGCAGCTGCTCGCCGTGCTCGGCGAAGGGCTGAGCAACGTGGCCCGCCACGCCGACGCCACGGAGGTGCACGTGTCGGTGGCGGTGGAGGAGACCGCGACCACCGGCCGTGCCACCACGCTGACACTGACCATCACCGACAACGGCGTGGGGCTGCCCGAGGGCGGGCGCCGCAGCGGGCTGCGCAACCTGGACGAGCGGGCCCAGGCCCTGGGCGGCGGGTTCACGGCGCGCCGGGGCGAGGTCGCGGGCACGGTCCTCGTCTGGCGGGTTCCGGTGCCCGACGACGCGGTCCCGCCGCCCGACAGCTTCTGA